GTGACCGGCCCGGGCGGCGCTGACGAGGTCGGGTATCCGCGTGTGCTTACGGCGTGGACGGTTCTCGAGGTGTCCGGCCCGTCGCTCATCGAGGTCGATTGCACGCCACCCGTGCAGGTCTACCACCGCGCTCGCGCGCTCCCGTACCCGTGCGTCGAGTGTGGCACGGTCGAGTGAGCGCTGCGTGGGCAGCAGGCCGGCGGCGGCATCGTCCAGGAGCGCGCGCACGGTGTCACGGGCGCACTTCTTGTTGGTCCCGATCACCCCGGTCGGACCGCGCTTGATCCAGCCGGTTGCGTAGCTGCCTGGGCATCCCCGGATACGGCCGTCAAGGTGCGCTAAGACCCCGCGAACCTCGTCGAAAGGTAACCCCGGAACCGGACTTCCCCGGTAACCGATGGACCTGATCACCAGGCCGGCCGGAATCACGTCGGACACGCCGGCCAGATCGAGATTCCGTGTGCCTGAGGCGGTATCGACCAGGCCGGTGCGCGCCCACCGCAGACCTTGCACCTTCTCGCTGCCCTCGATGGCGATCGGCGTGGTCAGGAAGCGCAGCGCGATCCTTCGGCCCCCGCCGGCACTGGGATTGGACGCGTAGCTGACCAGAGCGTCGTGTTTGCGGCGCGCGAGCCCGGGCGGCGATCCAGCCAGGGCCAACTCGGCGGCGTCGACGGCGATCCCGATTCCTTCCAACTGGCCCAGTTCCTCCAATTCGGCGCAGCCGAACGCTGCATGGAGGTGACTGCGCCGACCCACGACCACGACCTCGCGAATACGGCTGCGTTCCAGGGCCTTCAGCGCGTGATCGGCAATATCGGTGCGCCGCAGAATTTCTGGGTCGTGAGCGAGGATGCGCGCCACATCGAGTGCGACGTTGCCGTTACCGATGACGATCGCGCGCTCGGCGCTGAGATCGACTGCCAGATCGGCATGGTCGGGATGTCCGTTGTACCAGCCGACGAACTGCCGGGCGGACACGCAGCCGGTCAGATCCGCGCCCGGAATGTCCAGAACAGGGTCGTCACTGGCGCCGACCGCATAAATGACCGCGTCGTACCAGTCCGACAGCTCGCCGGCACTGACGTCACGGCCGACCTCGACATTGCCGAAATACCTGAATTCCGGACGGCGAGTGAGTGATTCGAACAACTGTCCCATCAACTTCTTTTCCGGATGGTCAGGAGCGACGCCCCCGCGAATCAGTCCGTAAGGAGTCGGCAGCCGTTCGAACATGTCGACCTCGATGGCACGGTCGGTCAGCAGTGCCACCCGACCGTCGGCGTACGTGCCGTCGCCGGCTCCGAGCAAATGTCTGGCAGCGTAGGTTCCGGCCGGGCCGGCTCCCACCACCGCGACACGCAGTGTAGAAGTCTCAACCATTTTCGCCCCGACCGAAGTAGTCCCGATTGACGCCGACGTAATGCCGCCACCGGTCGGGGATCCGCTCGGCGTCGAACACGGCGTCGACCGGGCATGCTTCAACGCACGCAGCACAGTCGATGCACGAACGGGAATCGATGTACAGCTGCTCGGCGCGATCGAACTCTGGTTCGTCGGGAGTGGGGCGAATGCATCCCACCGGGCAGGCTTCCAGGCACGAATAGTCCGCGACGCAGGGTGCCGCTATGACGAACGCCACGACCACCTCACTCCGAGTCGGCAAGTCGATACTCAGTTCATCGCGGAGGTTGCCGTGAAGCTATCTCCCGAAAGGGATGACTAGCTCCCCAGTTCGGCGCTCGTATCAATCAGCCCAGAATTCTTCGAGCAGCTCCGCGACCTGCCGGGGTTTTCCGCGATTGTCGGCCGCGATGTGACCGATCCCCTTGAGCTCGACGCGCCTGGCCTCGGGCAGCCGCCGCATCAACGCGTCGAGTCCGCGATGGAGCGCGATGGCGCTCTTCTCCCCGCCCAGCAGCAGCACCTGCGCGCGCAATTCCTCGATTCGGGGGTTCACCAATTCCACCGACTGCAACGTCGCGATTCCATCCAAGCGCATCGTGGGTATCAGGTCGCGAAGGGAAATATCTGCCGGCCCTGAGGTTCTCGCATCGACGGCGAGCGCAATCCGCAACACGCCGGTGAGCAACCAGGTCGGCAGCCGCTGCACCGGTGAACGGTCGCCGGTCCCTTTCAGCACGGCGACTACCGCCGCCGCCGGGCCCGAATCAGTCAAAGCCGCTTCGAATTTCGGCAGCCAGGCCGCAGGCTCGGCACCATCGATGGTCAATGGCGGCTCGTACAGCGCGAGCTTGTCCACCTCGCCGTACTGAATGGCCGTGTAGAGCGCGATGATTGCACCCGAACTCAAGCCGAATACCCGGCGGGCTCCGACCGCCCGCAACAACGCTTCCAGATCCTCACCTTCGCGTGCCAGCCCGTAGTCTGCGCCCGCCGGCACGTCCGGCCTTCGACCGCGCCGGTCCGGCACGTACACGGTGAAGCGGGAGCTCAGCATCTCGGCGAGCCGCTGAAAACTCTGCGCGGCCTGAATTCCGCCGTGCACCAGAACCACCGGTGGACCGCCGTCACCGACTATGCGGTGTTCGACCATCGTTCCGTCGGCTGATTGCACGGTGCCGTTCCGAAAGCTCATAAGAAACTCCTTCCGTCAGAGCCGCAACAACGCTTCGACGTTGCGGTGCGCGATGTCGTGCTGTTGCTGCTCGGAAAGCCGGGACTCCACCAGGAATTCGGTGACATTGTCACGCTTGACGTAGGGGAAGTCCTCGGAGTAGACGATCCGCTCGGCGCCCAGTGCGGCGACCACATGGTCAAGCTGATGCTGACTGAACATTCCCGACGGGGTGACCCAGATCTGCTCTCGGTAGTAATCGCTGACGTTGCGGTCATGGCCCGGGCGCACCAGTGCGAAGGTCTCGTCGAGCCGCTCGAGCCAAAATGCCATCACCTCCCCCCAGTGGCCACTGAGCAGCTTCAAGCCCGGATGACGGTCTAATGCGCCGGACAGAATGAGTCGCACGACGTGGATGCCGGCTTCGGCGTGCCACCCGAACGCGGGCCCGGAGAACATCACCCCGGTGGCGGCGGTCCAGTCGCCGAAGTAGTAGGGCCGCGATACCTGCGGGTGCGGCAGCCCGGGGTGGACGTAGATCGGCAGGTCCAGTGCCTCGGCCGCCGCGAGGATCGGATCGAAGCGCGCGTCGTCGAGGAAGAGTCCCTCGAATGTTCCGGCGATCAACGTTCCGACGAACCCGAGGTCGCCGACGCAGCGGCGTAGTTCCTCGGCTGCTGCGGCGGGGTCGTAGAGTGGCAGGGTGGCGAAGCCACGGAACCGGTCGGGGTGTTCGGAAATTTGTTGTGCCAGGTCATCGTTCACCTCGCGGCACAGATCAACCGACTCGGGCGCGGCCAAAGTGCTGGGACTGCCGTTGCCGTGCGAGACGACCTGTACATCGATGCCCACGGCATCCATATGCGCCAACCGATGCCCACCCAGACGGGTAGCGGCGTCGCGGTCGTCGTTGAATAGAGAACCGAACGCGGCGAGCTCCTCCAGGGGGAAGACCGCTGGGCGGGCCACCCAGCTCCAGCACCCGGCGGCTCACCTCGGGATGCTCGAAGTGTTCCTCGACGGTGATGATTCGCATTCGTTGAGCTCCTTCGCCGTTCCCGCTGCGATAGGAACCAACGTAGCGCGGGCGTCATGGACGGCAGGGGGCGATCCCGCGGCGCGACGCCGCGAGGCCACCACCCCCCGATGGGTCTACCCGAACATCTCTATCGGGTGATAGTCAGCACCTGCACCGACACGCTTGACTCGACCTGACCGAGTCGAAGGAGTGACCGTGGCAGCCGACGTCAGGCACTACGCAATGTTCATCAACGGAAAACACGTCGACTCCGACGATGTCGACGACATCTGCGACCCTGCGACCGAGGAAGTCGCCGCGACAATCGCCCGTGGGACTCCCGAGCATGTGGATGCGGCCGTACAAGCGGCACGCGAGGCCTTCGAGTCGGGCTCCTGGTCGCGTATGTCGCCGACCGACCGCTCGGCCGTGCTGGCGAAGATCGCAGATCGGCTCGGCGAGGAACTCGACGACCTCGTCGCATTGGAAATCCACGCCAACGGCGCAACCGTACGGCAGGCGACCGGCTTCCACATCGGCTACGCCGCGTCCCACCTGCTGTACTTCGCCGAGCTGGCCGCTAACTATCAGTGGGAACGCCAGGTGCCGACCCAGGCCTACCCGACTTTGTCGACGAACGTGATACGCCGCGAACCACTCGGCGTCTGCGCCGCAATCGTGCCGTGGAACTTCCCTCTGCTGCTCGGTATCTGGAAGATCGGACCCGCGCTTGCCGCCGGCAACTCGGTGGTAGTCAAACCGGATGAGAAGACGCCGCTGACATTGCTGCGCCTTTGCGAGATCGCACAGGAATGCGGTGTTCCCGACGGCGTACTCAATCTGGTCACAGGTCCCGGGCCGACGGTCGGTGCCCGGCTGGCCGAGCACCCCGATGTCGACAAGGTGGCGTTCACCGGGTCCACCGCTGTCGGCCGCGAGATCATGCGACTCGCCGCGGGAACGGTCAAGAAAGTCTCCCTCGAACTGGGTGGCAAGGGCGCCCAAATCTTGTTGGAAGACGCCGATCTGGATGTCGCGATCGACGGTGCATTGTTCGGCTGCATGCTTTATTCCGGCCAGATCTGTGAGTCTGGGACGCGGCTGCTGGTACCGGACGACATGTACGACCTCGTGGTGGACCGGCTGGTCGACCGGGCCTCGTCGTTGAAGCTGGGCGACACGACCGACTTCGACACCGATGTGGGACCGGTCATTTCGGCCAGGCAGCGCGACCGGGTGCTCGGATTCCTCGACAGCGCGCGACGTGACGGTGCGAAAGTTGTTCTAGGAGGCGGTGTCCCCGACGGGGACCGCTTCCGCAAAGGCTACTGGATCGAACCCACCATCGTCAGCGAAGTGCGCAACGACATGGAGATAGCTCGCGAAGAGATCTTCGGTCCGGTGCTGTGCGTGTTGCGCTACACCGACGAAGACGACGCGATCCGCCAGGCCAACGACTCCCAGTACGGGTTGAGCGCCGGAGTGTGGAGCACCGACTACGAGCGTGCCGTCGAGATCGCCGGACGCCTTCGCGCAGGAACGATCTGGATCAACAACTGGCATCAGATAGATCCCGCACTACCGTTCGGGGGTTACAAGCAGAGCGGACTGGGTCGCGAACTCGGTGAGCAGTCGCTGGATGAATACACCGAAACCAAGCACGTGCACCTAGATCTCACGCAGAAAGTCGAACGCCACATTTTCGACGCATTGCTGTCCGAGCCGCTTCGGAAGTAAGCAGACCGCAATGACACGTCGCCGTCGGCTATCACTGCCGCGCCACCGTTCACCCGACCGAGTGACCTGAGACTGAGGGAGCAAACGTGGCATCCGCGCTTTGTCGTTCTGCCATCGGCGAGCTTCACGCCAACGGCGACAACGGGTTCCAGACGGAAGCCGGGTCATGCTGTTGAGCGTCGCTCCGGTCGCCAAGCCGGTCCGCGCACTGGGCGGATTCTTCGGCATGACGCTGGATGTCTTCGTGGAACTGTTCACCTCGCCACTGGCGTGGCGAGAATACCTTTTTCAGTCGTGGTTCGTGGCGCGAGTATCGGTGTTGCCGGCCGTCCTGATGATCATTCCCTACGCACTGATCAACACCTTCATCTTCAACATCTTGCTGAGCGAGTTCGGTGCCGCCGACTTCTCCGGAGCCGGTGCGGCATTCTTCAACGTGAATCAGATCGGACCGCTGGTAACGGTATTGGTGACTGCCGGCGCCAGCGCCACCGCGATGTGTGCCGACCTCGGCGCCCGCACCATCCGGGAAGAACTCGATGCGCAGCGGGTCATGGGTATCGACCCCATTCAGTCCCTGGTGATTCCGCGGGTGCTGGCCGCGACGACGGTGTCCGTGGCGCTGATGGGACTTGTGGTGCTCGTCGGAATGGTGGCCTCGTTCCTGTTCTGCGTGTTCGCGCTACACGTGTCAGCCGGCGTCTTCGTCGCGGGCATGACGGTGGTGACCGGACTCGGCGACGTAGTGGTCTCCGTCGTCAAGGCATTTCTGTTCGGCCTCGGCTCGGGCCTGATCGCTTGCTACAAGGGAATTTCAGTCGGTGGCGGCCCGGCCGGCGTCGGTAATGCGGTCAACGAAACCGTGGTGTTCTCCTTCATGGTGCTGTTCACCATCAACATCATCGTCACTGCGGTCGGCGTCCAATTCACGTTGCGATGAGGCAGGACGAGACATGACACATTCGTCGACCGGACCAAGCCCAGCGGCACGATTTCCGCGCGTGGCGCGGGCGGCGGACAAACTCGTCGGTGAGTGGGACCGCGTCGGTGACCAAACTCGCTTCTACGTCCTCACACTCGCCCGCATCCCGGACGCGGTTCTGCACTATCGGCCGGAGTTGTTGCGTTTGATTGCCCAAATGGGTTTGGGGTCAGGGGCTCTCGCGGCAGTCGGTGGGACGGTCGTCATCGTCGGATTCATGACGATGACCACCGGTGCGGTGGTGGCCGCGCAGGGCTACACGCAGTTCCAATCGGTGGGAGTCGAGGCCTTCACCGGTTTCGCCTCGGCCTTCTTCATCCCCCGGCTGATCGTGCCCGGTACGGCCCAGGTGACGCTGACCGCCACCGTCGGCGCCGGTGCCACCGCCCAGATGGGTGCCATGAAGATCAACGAGGAAATCGACGCGCTGGAGGTCATCGGAATCCGCAGTGTCACATATCTGGCCGCAACTCGGGTGGTCGCCGGAACCGTCGTGGTGATCCCGCTGTATGCCGTGGCGCTGATGACGGGCTTCCTGGCCGCGCGGTTCGGCACCACGGCCATCTACGGACAGGCGGTGGGCGTGTACGACCATTACTTCAACACGTTCCTCAACACCACCGACCTGGTGTGGTCCTTCCTGCAGACCATCCTGATGATCGTCGTCGTGATGCTGGTGTGCACCTACTACGGCTACACCGCCGGGGGCGGTCCCGCCGGGGTGGGGGAGGCCGTCGGTCGCGCGGTACGTGCCTCGATGGTCGTCGGCGCCATTGTGTTGGTGGCCGTCACCCTTGCCGTGTACGGGCAGTCTGGCAACTTCCATCTGGCGGGATGACGGCATGAACCCCCTGCACAGAGAGCAACGCATCCCCACCCGTTGGTGGCCGTTGTTCCTGCTGCTCCTGGTCGCGGTCCTGGCCTTGTCGACTGCGGCAGCATTTCGCGGCACGTTCCGCTCGGTGGTGCCGGTGACCCTCGCTTCTGACCGCTCGGGATTGGTGCTGGAGACGGGCGCGAAGGTGAAACTGCGTGGCGTCGAGGTTGGCCGGGTCAGCCAGATCAGCGGGGGTGGGCAGGGTGGTGCTCGGATAAAGCTGGATATCGACTCGGATCAGATCCGTTACATCCCAGCGAATGTCGAGGCCAAGATCGCGGTCACCACCGTATTCGGCGCCAAATTCGTCGAGCTCGTCTATCCGGAACACCCCAGCGCACAACGGTTGCGGGGCGGCGCTGTGCTGCGGTCCACCAACGTCACGACGGAAGTCAACACCGTTTTCGAGAACGTCGTCGAACTGCTCAAAATGGTGGACCCGGTCAAGCTCAACGCAGTTCTGACCGCCGTGGCCGACGCGGTGCGCGGCAGAGGTGAACGGATCGGCCGGGCCACCACGGACCTCACCGAGGTGCTCACCGCGCTCAATGCCCGAAAGGACCTGTTCCGGGCCGACCTCAGGGCCTTGCAGGCCGGCAGCGACACCTACACCGCTGCGGCGAAGAACATCGTCTCCATCCTCGATGCGGCTGCCACCACCAGCACCACCGTGGTGGACCACAAAGCGGACCTGGACCGGTTGCTGCTCAACACCATTGGCTTCACGAAGGACGGCACCACCCTGTTGGCCACCAGTAAGGACAACCTGATCGGCGTGATCGACAGCCTCGAGCCGACCACGCGACTGCTCGAGATGTACAGCCCCAGCTACGCGTGCACACTGCAGGGCGCGCAATGGGTCATCGACAACGGCAAGGGCATTTTCGGTGGGAACGGGCGAAGCTTCGTCGTCGACGTCGCTCTGCTGCTGGGCAACGACCCGTACATGTATCCCGACAACTTGCCGACCGTCGCCGCCAAGGGCGGACCCGGCGGAAGGCCAGGATGCGGATCCCTGCCCGACGCAACCAAGAACTTCCCGGTGCGCCAATTGATCACCAATACCGGGTGGGGCACCGGGCTCGACATCCGCCCGAATCCGGGCATCGGACGACCCTGCTGGGCCAATTACTTTCCCGTCACCCGGGGCATACCGGAGCCGCCGAGCATCCGTCAGTGTCTCCCAGGACCGGCGCCGGGGCCCGAACCCTATCCGGGAGCCCCGCCCTACGGGGCTGCGCTGTACGGGCCCGGAGGCGTTCCGTTGTGGCCCGGAGTTCCGCCCGCGGATGCCGCCGCGGCCCCCGGATCGGGCGGTGCGTCGTGATGCCACACGTCTCGCGCGACACAGGAGGACGCCCGTGACCAAGAATCTCACCGGAACCGTCTGGCGCCTGGGGATTTTCATGATGGTCTGTGCACTGGCCCTGGCCGCGACGGTGGTGGTGTTCGCGCAGCTCCGGTTCGGCGCACGCGCGCAAACGTACACAGCCCAGTTCACCAATGTGTCCGGGCTGCGGGCCGGCGACATGGTCCGGGTGGCCGGCGTCGAGGTCGGCAAGGTCAAGGCGATCGCCGTCAATCGCGACGCCACAGTTCGCGTCGAGTTCAGTGCCGACCGGGCCGCGACGCTGACGGAGGGCACTCGCGCCGAAGTCCGTTATGACGACCTCATCGGCGGACGCTACCTGGCGCTGGTGCCAGGCTCAGGCAACCCGAAAGTGCTCCGGCCCGGCCAAACGATCCCCCTGGACCGCACTCAGCCGGCGCTGGACCTCGATTCGGTGACCGGTGGTTTCCGGCCACTCTTCCGCGCGCTGAGTCCGCAGCAGATCAACGACCTCAGCGGCCAACTGCTGCAGGCCTTTCAAGGCCAGGGCCCCGCTATCGGCTCCTTCCTCAGTGAAGCCGCCGCGGTCACCAACACCCTGGCCGATCGAGACGTGTTGATCGGCCAGGTGGTCAACAACCTCAACGCGGTCCTTGGTTCGCTGGGCCGGCAAAGTGGACAACTGGACCGGGCCGTGACCAACCTGGCGGACCTCGTCCATGCCCTCGCGGAACGCAAGTCGGACATCGTCAACGCCGTCGCCTACACCAACGCAGCCACCGGATCGGTTGCCGAACTGCTGCACCAGATCCGGCCGCCGACCCGACAGGTGCTACGCGAAACCGACCGCGTCGCAGCTAATGTGCTGCGCGACCACGAGTATTTCGATCAAATACTCAACACGCTGCCGGACAGCTACCGGATGCTCAACCGCCAAGGTATCTACGGCGACTATTTCAGCTTCTACTTCTGCGACGTCGTGCTCAAGCTGAACGGCAAAGGCGGCCAACCGGTCTACGTCAAGGTCGCGGGACAGAGCAGCGGGCGGTGCACACCAAGATGAGGATGAAAAAGCCTTTCTCGCAACGAAACCCGTTGGTGCTCGGCGCCCTCGGCATGCTAGTGGTCGTTGCGATCACCGCCGCCGCGTTGGGCAACCAGATGCTGCCGGTAGTCAAGCAGAGCAACGACTACGCGGCGTATTTCGTTGACGCAGGAGGATTGTTCGAAGGCGCGATCGTGCAGATCTCAGGCTTTCCGGTAGGGAAGGTCTCCTCGATCACGCTGCGGGACAACGGTGTTCTCGTCGGCTTCGATGTACCCAAAGACATCCACATGGGTGACCGAAGCGAGGCTGCGATTCGGACCAAGGGACTGCTGGGCACCAAGGAACTCGATGTCACACCACGCGGCGACGGCGAGCTCACCGAGCCGATTCCCATGCAAAGGACGACCTCGCCGTACCAGTTGCCCGAGGCGCTCGGCGACCTCGCCACCACGATCAGCGGCCTGAATACCAACCAGTTGTCCGACTCGCTGGCCACCCTGGCCCAGACGTTCTCCGACACACCACCGCAGCTGCGGGAGGCCGTACAGGGTGTCGCGCGGTTCGCCGGAACCCTGAACAACCGCGACAAGCAACTACGCAACCTGCTGGAGAACGCCGCCAAAGCCACCGGTGTGCTGGCCAGACGAACGGACCGGATTGTCAGCCTTGTCCGCGACACCAATGCGCTGCTCGCCCAGTTGCGTACGCAAAGCGCCGCGCTGGATCAGCTGGCCGGCCACATCTCCACGCTGGCAACGCAATTGAAGGCGTTCATCGCCGAGAACCGCCAGCAGTTAAAACCAGCGCTGGACAAGCTCAACGGTGTCCTGACCATCGTCGACAATCGCAAGGATCGAATCAAGGAAGCGATCAAGGGGCTGAGTACCTACTCCATGTCGCTGGGTGAAACGATCTCCTCGGGGCCGTTCTTCAAGGCCTACGTCGTGAACTTGCTGCCCGGCCAATTCGTCCAGCCCTTCGTCGACGCCGCATTCTCCGATCTGGGACTGGACCCAGCGACGTTGGCGCCATCTCGGCAGAGCGATCCACAGACCGGTCAGCCTGCCACACCGCCCCTGCCGGTGCCCTACCCGCGCACCGGCCAGGGAGGTGAGCCGCGCCGCACCCTGCCCGACGCCATCACCGGCAACCCCGGCGATCAGGGCTGCGGGCCGCCCGGATTGGCATTGCCCGGCCCCACCGGGTGTTACCCCTACGTCGAGCCGCTGCCGGCGCCGCCGCCGGGCGGGCCGCCTCCGGGGCCGCCCGGCCCGGCCCCGACCCAAGCCGCTGCACCTACCGGAGCCCAACCGTGACAGAACGAATCCGCGGCGCGCGGCCCATGTTGGTGACGGTACTGGTCGGTCTGTTGATCGCCGGGGTGGTGCTGGTGATCGACATCGGCGACCACACCGCGAAGACGATCGTGGTCGGATACTTCGACAACAGCACCGGCCTGTTCGTCGGTGACGACGTCCGCATTCGAGGGGTCCCGGTCGGGAAGGTGGACAAGATCGAACCAGAACCACTGCGCACCAAGATCACCTTCTGGTTCGACCGTAAGTACAAGGTCCCGGCCGACGCCCACGCGGTGATCTTGTCTCCGCAGCTGGTGACCGGCCGCGCCATCCAGCTCACCCCGCCCTACGCAGGCGGGCCGGTGATGCGCAGTACGACGGTCATCCCCCAGGACCGCACCGCGGTACCGGTGGAGTGGGACGCCATTCGCTCGCAGTTGGAGCGCTTGACCGACATGCTGCAACCCACCGAGCCCGGGGGAGTCAGCACGCTCGGTGCGTTGATCAACACCGCGGCCGACAACCTGCGCGGTCAGGGACCCGCCATCCGGGAGACGGTCATCAAGTTGTCGCAGACGGTGTCCGCGCTGGGCGATCACAGCAAGGACATCTTCGGCAGCATCAAGAATCTCTCGACGCTGGTCACCGCACTTCAGGACAGCGGGCATCTGCTGCGCCAGCTCAATGTCAACCTGGCACAGGTATTGGGCGCGTTGGCCGATGACCCGACCGCAGTAGGACAGGCTGTGCATGATCTGGCCGCGGTGGTAGACGATGTACAGAGCTTCGTCGCAGAAAACCGGGAACCGATCGGCGTTGCCACAGAAAGGCTTACGTCGATCTCCAACGCCGTAACGGCCAGCCTCGAAGATCTCAAGCAGACGCTGCACAGCATCCCCACCGTGATGGCCGATTTCAACAACATCTACGAACCTGCCAACGGATCGCTCACCGGTGAACTGATGATCAACAACTTCGCGAATCCGATCCAGTTCCTCTGCGGCGCAATCCAGGCGGCCTCCCGGCTGGGGGCCGAACAGGCCTCGAAGCTGTGTGTGCAATATCTGGCGCCCATCGTGAAGAACCGGCAGTACAACTTCCCGCCCCTGGGTGAGGACCTACTGGTCGGAGCGCAGGCGCGGCCTAACGAGGTGACCTACAGCGAGGACTGGATGCGACCGGATTTCGTTTCACCAGAACCGATTTCGCCTCCGTCGAATTCGCACGCGC
The nucleotide sequence above comes from Mycobacterium kiyosense. Encoded proteins:
- the mce3D_1 gene encoding Mce family protein Mce3D; the encoded protein is MTERIRGARPMLVTVLVGLLIAGVVLVIDIGDHTAKTIVVGYFDNSTGLFVGDDVRIRGVPVGKVDKIEPEPLRTKITFWFDRKYKVPADAHAVILSPQLVTGRAIQLTPPYAGGPVMRSTTVIPQDRTAVPVEWDAIRSQLERLTDMLQPTEPGGVSTLGALINTAADNLRGQGPAIRETVIKLSQTVSALGDHSKDIFGSIKNLSTLVTALQDSGHLLRQLNVNLAQVLGALADDPTAVGQAVHDLAAVVDDVQSFVAENREPIGVATERLTSISNAVTASLEDLKQTLHSIPTVMADFNNIYEPANGSLTGELMINNFANPIQFLCGAIQAASRLGAEQASKLCVQYLAPIVKNRQYNFPPLGEDLLVGAQARPNEVTYSEDWMRPDFVSPEPISPPSNSHAPATAGLPAEAPPAPPTFTDPAAGLAGLMAPPRGGS